In the Pseudoliparis swirei isolate HS2019 ecotype Mariana Trench chromosome 21, NWPU_hadal_v1, whole genome shotgun sequence genome, one interval contains:
- the mogat3a gene encoding 2-acylglycerol O-acyltransferase 2-A isoform X3 produces the protein MKLEFAPLNVPLQRRLQTAATLQWVFSFLALAQCCLAAFVLLALSDWWTVALLYAGWLWLDWDTPTCGGRRSQWVRSWSVWDYFRDYFPLTLIKSVDLEPNKNYIFGFHPHGVLVAGAFGNFCTEASGFSRLFPGLRSHLLMLPFWFRVPLFRDYIMCGGLVSSCKASLSHLISRPAGGNVAVIVVGGAPEALEARPGALTLQVRNRKGFIKLALKHGAQLVPVFSFGENELFDQMENPTGSPLRKLQNRLQSIMGVAMPLFHARGVFQYSFGLMPYRKPIHTWGSRSRWSRL, from the exons ATGAAGCTGGAGTTCGCCCCGCTGAACGTGCCGCTGCAGAGGAGGCTGCAGACCGCCGCCACGCTGCAGTGGGTCTTCTCCTTCCTGGCGCTAg ctcAGTGCTGTCTTGCTGCCTTCGTGCTCTTGGCGCTCTCTGATTGGTGGACTGTGGCCCTGCTGTATGCTGGTTGGCTGTGGCTGGactgggacacgcccacatgcGGGGGTCGGAGGTCACAGTGGGTCAGGAGCTGGAGCGTCTGGGACTACTTCAGGGACTACTTCCCCCTGACG CTGATTAAATCTGTTGATCTGGAACCAAATAAAAACTACATCTTTGGATTTCATCCCCACG gcgTGCTGGTGGCGGGGGCGTTTGGTAACTTCTGTACCGAGGCCTCCGGGTTCTCTCGCCTGTTCCCGGGCCTCAGGTCTCACCTCCTGATGCTGCCCTTCTGGTTCAGGGTCCCTCTGTTCAGGGACTACATCATGTGTGGAG gCCTGGTGTCCAGCTGTAAGGCCAGCCTGTCTCACCTCATCAGTCGCCCAGCAGGAGGGAACGTCGCTGTCATCGTGGTGGGCGGAGCTCCAGAGGCTCTGGAGGCCCGACCGGGAGCGCTCACACTCCAG gtcCGAAACAGGAAGGGCTTCATCAAACTGGCTCTGAAACACGG agctcAGCTGGTTCCCGTCTTTTCCTTTGGAGAAAACGAGTTGTTTGACCAGATGGAGAATCCCACTGGCTCTCCTCTGAGGAAgctgcag AACCGGTTGCAAAGCATCATGGGAGTCGCGATGCCTCTGTTTCACGCCAGAGGAGTTTTCCAATACAGCTTTGGCCTGATGCCCTACAGGAAGCCCATCCACACT TGGGGAAGCCGATCTCGGTGGTCCAGACTCTGA
- the mogat3a gene encoding 2-acylglycerol O-acyltransferase 2-A isoform X2: MDDEAQCCLAAFVLLALSDWWTVALLYAGWLWLDWDTPTCGGRRSQWVRSWSVWDYFRDYFPLTLIKSVDLEPNKNYIFGFHPHGVLVAGAFGNFCTEASGFSRLFPGLRSHLLMLPFWFRVPLFRDYIMCGGLVSSCKASLSHLISRPAGGNVAVIVVGGAPEALEARPGALTLQVRNRKGFIKLALKHGAQLVPVFSFGENELFDQMENPTGSPLRKLQNRLQSIMGVAMPLFHARGVFQYSFGLMPYRKPIHTVVGKPISVVQTLSPSCEDIDCLHELYMQKLTELFEQHKLNYGLYEHQHLTFI; encoded by the exons ATggatgatgaag ctcAGTGCTGTCTTGCTGCCTTCGTGCTCTTGGCGCTCTCTGATTGGTGGACTGTGGCCCTGCTGTATGCTGGTTGGCTGTGGCTGGactgggacacgcccacatgcGGGGGTCGGAGGTCACAGTGGGTCAGGAGCTGGAGCGTCTGGGACTACTTCAGGGACTACTTCCCCCTGACG CTGATTAAATCTGTTGATCTGGAACCAAATAAAAACTACATCTTTGGATTTCATCCCCACG gcgTGCTGGTGGCGGGGGCGTTTGGTAACTTCTGTACCGAGGCCTCCGGGTTCTCTCGCCTGTTCCCGGGCCTCAGGTCTCACCTCCTGATGCTGCCCTTCTGGTTCAGGGTCCCTCTGTTCAGGGACTACATCATGTGTGGAG gCCTGGTGTCCAGCTGTAAGGCCAGCCTGTCTCACCTCATCAGTCGCCCAGCAGGAGGGAACGTCGCTGTCATCGTGGTGGGCGGAGCTCCAGAGGCTCTGGAGGCCCGACCGGGAGCGCTCACACTCCAG gtcCGAAACAGGAAGGGCTTCATCAAACTGGCTCTGAAACACGG agctcAGCTGGTTCCCGTCTTTTCCTTTGGAGAAAACGAGTTGTTTGACCAGATGGAGAATCCCACTGGCTCTCCTCTGAGGAAgctgcag AACCGGTTGCAAAGCATCATGGGAGTCGCGATGCCTCTGTTTCACGCCAGAGGAGTTTTCCAATACAGCTTTGGCCTGATGCCCTACAGGAAGCCCATCCACACTGTCG TGGGGAAGCCGATCTCGGTGGTCCAGACTCTGAGTCCCAGCTGTGAGGACATCGACTGTCTTCATGAACTTTACATGCAGAAACTGACAGAACTGTTCGAACAGCACAAACTCAACTATGGTCTCTATGAACACCAGCACCTGACCTTCATATGA
- the mogat3a gene encoding 2-acylglycerol O-acyltransferase 2-A isoform X1 has translation MKLEFAPLNVPLQRRLQTAATLQWVFSFLALAQCCLAAFVLLALSDWWTVALLYAGWLWLDWDTPTCGGRRSQWVRSWSVWDYFRDYFPLTLIKSVDLEPNKNYIFGFHPHGVLVAGAFGNFCTEASGFSRLFPGLRSHLLMLPFWFRVPLFRDYIMCGGLVSSCKASLSHLISRPAGGNVAVIVVGGAPEALEARPGALTLQVRNRKGFIKLALKHGAQLVPVFSFGENELFDQMENPTGSPLRKLQNRLQSIMGVAMPLFHARGVFQYSFGLMPYRKPIHTVVGKPISVVQTLSPSCEDIDCLHELYMQKLTELFEQHKLNYGLYEHQHLTFI, from the exons ATGAAGCTGGAGTTCGCCCCGCTGAACGTGCCGCTGCAGAGGAGGCTGCAGACCGCCGCCACGCTGCAGTGGGTCTTCTCCTTCCTGGCGCTAg ctcAGTGCTGTCTTGCTGCCTTCGTGCTCTTGGCGCTCTCTGATTGGTGGACTGTGGCCCTGCTGTATGCTGGTTGGCTGTGGCTGGactgggacacgcccacatgcGGGGGTCGGAGGTCACAGTGGGTCAGGAGCTGGAGCGTCTGGGACTACTTCAGGGACTACTTCCCCCTGACG CTGATTAAATCTGTTGATCTGGAACCAAATAAAAACTACATCTTTGGATTTCATCCCCACG gcgTGCTGGTGGCGGGGGCGTTTGGTAACTTCTGTACCGAGGCCTCCGGGTTCTCTCGCCTGTTCCCGGGCCTCAGGTCTCACCTCCTGATGCTGCCCTTCTGGTTCAGGGTCCCTCTGTTCAGGGACTACATCATGTGTGGAG gCCTGGTGTCCAGCTGTAAGGCCAGCCTGTCTCACCTCATCAGTCGCCCAGCAGGAGGGAACGTCGCTGTCATCGTGGTGGGCGGAGCTCCAGAGGCTCTGGAGGCCCGACCGGGAGCGCTCACACTCCAG gtcCGAAACAGGAAGGGCTTCATCAAACTGGCTCTGAAACACGG agctcAGCTGGTTCCCGTCTTTTCCTTTGGAGAAAACGAGTTGTTTGACCAGATGGAGAATCCCACTGGCTCTCCTCTGAGGAAgctgcag AACCGGTTGCAAAGCATCATGGGAGTCGCGATGCCTCTGTTTCACGCCAGAGGAGTTTTCCAATACAGCTTTGGCCTGATGCCCTACAGGAAGCCCATCCACACTGTCG TGGGGAAGCCGATCTCGGTGGTCCAGACTCTGAGTCCCAGCTGTGAGGACATCGACTGTCTTCATGAACTTTACATGCAGAAACTGACAGAACTGTTCGAACAGCACAAACTCAACTATGGTCTCTATGAACACCAGCACCTGACCTTCATATGA